The Plasmodium berghei ANKA genome assembly, chromosome: 8 genome has a segment encoding these proteins:
- a CDS encoding 3-oxoacyl-[acyl-carrier-protein] reductase, putative: MNVLYKLLLFFFFMRALECYRVPNMHNLNKVNPNKYLRANRDLNISGHNKENNYYCGENKVALVTGAGRGIGRSIAKTLAKSVSHVLCISKTQKSCNSVSDEINSLGYKATGYAADVSNKEEITELINKLLTDHKNIDILVNNAGITRDNVFLRMKNEEWEDVIKTNLNSLFYVTHPITKRMISNKYGRIINMSSIVGITGNFGQINYSASKAGVIGFTKSLAKELASRNITVNAIAPGFISSDMTDKISDDIKQNIISNIPAGRMGTPEEIANMVGYLSSEIAGYINGKVFIIDGGLSS, translated from the exons atgaatgtgttgtataaattattattattttttttttttatgagaGCATTGGAATGCTATAGGGTACCGAATATGCATAATCTGAATAAG GTTAATCCAAATAAGTACCTACGAGCAAACCGtgatttaaatatatcgggacataataaagaaaacaaTTATTACTGTGGGGAAAATAAAGTAGCTTTAGTAACAGGAGCAGGAAGGGGTATAGGACGATCCATTGCGAAAACATTAGCTAAATCTGTTTCACATGTTCTATGTATAAGTAAGACACAG aAATCATGTAACAGTGTTTCCgatgaaataaattccCTTGGCTATAAAGCAACTGGATATGCTGCTGATGtttcaaataaagaagaaataaccgaattaattaataaattattaacagatcataaaaatatagatatactAGTTAATAATGCAGGGATAACGAGAGATAATGTGTTTTTGCGTatgaaaaatgaagaatGGGAAGAcgtaataaaaacaaatttaaattcattattttatgtaaCACACCCTATAACTAAAAGAATGATtagtaataaatatggaagaattattaatatgtcTAGTATAGTGGGAATTACAGGAAATTTTGgacaaataaattattctGCGTCCAAAGCAGGGGTAATTGGATTTACAAAAAGTTTAGCCAAAGAATTAGCATCGAGAAATATAACTGTTAATGCAATAGCCCCTGGTTTTATTTCAAGTGACATGACTGATAAAATAAGTGATGATATAAaa caaaatattatttcgaATATTCCTGCTGGAAGAATGGGAACACCAGAAGAG ATTGCAAATATGGTAGGATATTTATCTTCAGAAATTGCAGGATATATAAATGGAAAAGTATTTATAATTGATGGTGGATTATCaagttaa
- a CDS encoding DNA-directed RNA polymerase II subunit RPB3, putative, which produces MMMMMNEDNSKKNKIEIKSISKNEMEFTLYNSNAALANALRRIMLSEVPTLAIDIVNVYENTSPFHDEFIAHRIGLIPIDSRNIKSYEFRERCKCKETCSRCTVQYIIEVKCNNANKINVSHYDIEALDHEPNIPMPIPNDNKNNNIEKMENAIPIVTLSKNQTIHMKLTATKGIGKMHAKWIPANVSYIIDHKIVINNHEVDKMSKEHKLLIANNLNPDFYILKEMDDDRNVELRLSENMSVVMAESCRDALNELGYNKDIVKIIYDETKFHFKIESVGSMPPEQIVEMAIEILESKLKDLEPQIKASFYSIEEVAKQLKEQGVSLYGIQLDLE; this is translated from the coding sequence ATGATGATGATGATGAATGAagataattcaaaaaaaaacaaaatcgaaataaaaagtatatcgaaaaatgaaatggaatttacattatataatagtaaCGCAGCATTAGCAAATGCTCTCAGAAGAATTATGTTATCAGAAGTGCCAACATTAGCAATTGATATAGTTAATGtttatgaaaatacaaGTCCATTTCATGATGAATTCATAGCCCATAGAATAGGTTTAATACCTATAGATAgtagaaatataaaaagttatGAATTTAGAGAACGATGTAAATGTAAAGAAACGTGCTCTAGATGTACTGTCCAATATATCATTGAGGTAAAATGTAATAACgctaataaaataaatgtatcaCATTATGATATAGAAGCACTAGATCATGAACCCAATATTCCTATGCCTATACccaatgataataaaaataataatattgaaaaaatggaaaatgcTATACCTATTGTCACATTATCTAAAAACCAAACCATACATATGAAATTAACAGCCACAAAAGGAATTGGAAAAATGCACGCAAAATGGATACCCGCTAATgtatcatatataattgatcACAAAATAGTAATTAATAATCATGAAGTGGATAAAATGTCAAAAGAAcacaaattattaatagctaataatttaaatcctgatttttatatattaaaagaaatggATGATGATAGAAATGTCGAATTACGATTAAGTGAAAATATGTCAGTTGTTATGGCAGAAAGTTGTAGAGATGCATTAAATGAATTAggatataataaagatattgttaaaattatttatgatgaaactaaatttcattttaaaattgaatCTGTTGGTTCAATGCCTCCTGAGCAGATTGTTGAAATGGCTATAGAAATTTTAGAAAGTAAGTTAAAAGACTTAGAGCCACAAATTAAAGCTTCATTTTATTCCATTGAAGAAGTTGCAAAACAACTAAAAGAGCAAGGTGTATCCTTATATGGAATTCAATTGGATCTAGaataa
- a CDS encoding OTU domain-containing protein, putative → MINFLIIKWKKIKYKYMTTKLKIAKRNENDDKIEQKINNNLNINNFEYILNSIQESKQRNIIKKYSTLDRYISFLLKNKLNKENYKYKRNILQVHLLAIGCELVKIIGDGNCLFRSISYNLFGKQIYHMYIRQACVDYMLKYKNEYSIYFEEGKFTKYIKNMLNDGYWGDELCIKAIADTFDCVVYIITSNPDKWLLKYEPKCKNNYQPKKCVFLAYSSPIHYDSLKLIKM, encoded by the coding sequence atgataaacttcttgataataaaatggaaaaaaataaaatacaagtATATGACAACGAAATTGAAAATTGCAAAACGgaatgaaaatgatgataaaatagaacaaaaaataaataataatttaaatataaataattttgaatatatattaaactCTATACAAGAATCAAAacaaagaaatataataaaaaaatatagcaCTCTAGatagatatatatcatttttattaaaaaataaattaaataaagagaattataaatataaaaggaATATATTACAAGTTCATTTATTAGCCATAGGTTGTGAATTGGTTAAAATAATAGGAGATGgaaattgtttatttcgatctatttcatataatttatttggaaagcaaatatatcatatgtATATCCGTCAAGCATGTGTTGATTAtatgttaaaatataaaaacgaatattctatatattttgaagaAGGAAAATTtactaaatatataaaaaatatgttaaatgATGGGTATTGGGGTGATGAATTATGTATTAAAGCCATAGCTGATACTTTTGATTGtgttgtatatataataacatcAAATCCTGATAAATGgcttttaaaatatgaaccgaaatgtaaaaataattatcaaCCAAAGAAATGTGTTTTTTTGGCTTATTCGAGTCCTATTCATTATGACTCGctcaaattaataaaaatgtga